The Polypterus senegalus isolate Bchr_013 chromosome 1, ASM1683550v1, whole genome shotgun sequence genome includes a window with the following:
- the LOC120528940 gene encoding uncharacterized protein LOC120528940 — MMSQKILQIFVKKLKNSAWILKFSEVEENIKGQFRKYMEILNEEPEYREKKVKRFKNHFSNTRGDGNLHELYEGVIGEGSIAILKTVLTYWEKNRRVVEDFCAHLKYLFVIGISALMVHTALENGDVSRQEKYWREKMETVELKMKSAVDDCINNFAAQAKIDTQKFLKYGYSEELADNLFSFLQKKYDWVYWAVRVYSHSDGWLTNLRFGRKYHSIVGETHFEFFDFNNFNVVVSYCVNPQPIDVHKIQQTFRESKKNRNMWKLAEHMHSEVPKCVIHAIRQNSVIYEKTNFPDDCYCHEQQKNCYLYVHSA; from the coding sequence ATGATGTCTCAGAAAATCTTACAGATATTCGTAAAGAAATTGAAAAACTCGGCATGGATATTAAAGTTCTCTGAagttgaggaaaacattaaaggaCAATTTAGGAAGTATATGGAAATCTTAAATGAAGAACCTgagtacagagagaaaaaagtaaaacgaTTTAAGAACCACTTCAGCAACACACGTGGGGATGGCAATCTCCATGAACTTTACGAGGGTGTGATTGGGGAAGGAAGCATTGCCATTCTGAAAACTGTACTGACTTACTGGGAAAAAAATCGGCGGGTTGTCGAAGACTTCTGCGCACATTTGAAGTATCTTTTTGTCATTGGTATAAGTGCATTAATGGTTCACACAGCCCTGGAAAATGGAGATGTATCCAGGCAAGAGAAGTACTGGAGGGAGAAGATGGAAACAGTCGaattgaaaatgaaatctgctgtGGATGACTGCATAAACAATTTTGCAGCACAGGCAAAAATCGATACACAGAAATTCCTCAAATATGGCTACAGTGAAGAACTTGCTGACAACCTATTcagtttcttacagaaaaaatatGACTGGGTGTATTGGGCAGTGAGAGTGTACAGTCATTCTGATGGCTGGCTTACAAACTTGAGATTTGGCAGAAAATACCACAGCATTGTGGGGGAAACTCATTTTGAGTTCTTTGACTTCAATAATTTTAATGTTGTTGTGTCTTACTGTGTCAACCCACAGCCAATTGATGTGCATAAAATTCAGCAAACATTTAGAGAGAgcaaaaaaaataggaatatgTGGAAGCTAGCTGAACATATGCACAGTGAAGTACCAAAGTGTGTGATCCATGCTATTCGACAAAACAGCGTCATCTATGAAAAGACCAATTTTCCTGATGATTGCTATTGTCACGAACAACAAAAAAACTGCTATCTGTACGTGCATTCGGCATAG